In Zingiber officinale cultivar Zhangliang chromosome 8B, Zo_v1.1, whole genome shotgun sequence, a single genomic region encodes these proteins:
- the LOC122015719 gene encoding photosynthetic NDH subunit of subcomplex B 2, chloroplastic-like, producing MASLLSLHLPKPAPIRSVSAVPLTTATESLQDRFGRKGIKFNDSGVELSVRNGSSLQIRIPDGLITSYKPKVYWKDDGFEEVLFTVGNEESGEAPRGGLGLVLKTSSSGSSWSASEWVVKDADSDSFDAVQVELSCTNGDGSLDITYVVSLFPLSMATAVILKNTGKKPVELSSAMLSHLRFKSRRGCAIHGLRGCSYLPHPPPSSSFGVLSPEEAMEPEPPSFLESLGFGNGDGDKPKDWAVEDDLYTILRGKLSRVYSAPPEERVKRIYNTPPSKYTTIDQGSGLGFRVIRMGYEDIYLSSPGSFSKKYGKDYFICAGSASMLVPVVVNPEEEWRAAQMIEHDNL from the exons ATGGCCTCCCTCCTCTCTCTCCATCTCCCCAAACCCGCCCCCATCCGATCCGTTTCCGCCGTCCCTCTTACCACCGCTACCGAGTCTCTCCAGGACCGCTTCGGCCGGAAGGGCATCAAGTTCAACGACTCCGGCGTCGAGCTCTCCGTCAGGAACGGAAGCTCCCTCCAGATCCGGATCCCAGACGGCCTCATCACGTCCTACAAGCCCAAGGTATACTGGAAGGACGACGGCTTCGAGGAGGTGCTCTTCACCGTGGGCAATGAAGAGTCCGGCGAGGCCCCTCGAGGCGGCCTTGGGTTAGTTCTTAAGACGAGCTCTAGTGGCTCTTCCTGGAGCGCTTCGGAGTGGGTCGTGAAGGACGCCGACTCGGACTCCTTCGACGCCGTCCAG GTGGAATTGAGCTGCACCAATGGAGACGGCTCCCTGGACATTACCTACGTCGTCTCCCTCTTCCCCCTGAGCATGGCTACCGCGGTCATCCTCAAGAACACGGGGAAGAAACCAGTGGAGCTCAGCAGCGCCATGCTGAGCCACCTCAGGTTCAAAAGCCGACGCGGGTGTGCGATTCACGGCCTCAGAGGCTGTTCCTACCTCCCTCATCCGCCTCCCTCCTCAAGCTTCGGCGTCTTGTCTCCAGAAGAGGCCATGGAGCCGGAGCCTCCTTCCTTCCTGGAATCTCTGGGCTTTGGAAATGGTGATGGCGACAAGCCCAAGGACTGGGCCGTGGAGGATGATCTGTATACGATATTGAGAGGCAAATTGAGCAGGGTTTATTCCGCCCCGCCTgaggagagagtgaagaggatcTATAACACCCCGCCTTCCAAGTACACTACCATCGATCAG GGCAGCGGTCTTGGATTCAGGGTGATAAGAATGGGGTATGAGGACATCTATCTGAGCTCTCCTGGCTCTTTCTCCAAAAAATATGGCAAGGACTACTTCATATGCGCCGGCTCTGCTTCAATGCTTGTTCCTGTAGTTGTGAACCCGGAAGAGGAATGGAGAGCGGCCCAGATGATCGAGCATGATAATTTGTAG
- the LOC122014399 gene encoding protein SINE1-like gives MGRSLSPLLRQELANLDKDADSRRSAMKALKTYAKDLDSKAIPHFLAEVSDTNSAPSVECTISLYEVLARVHGKNIVPQIDNIMSTIMHTLSSSGGSFPLHQACSKVVPAIARYGIDPSMQENEKTRIISSLCKPLSDAVMGTQESLASGAALCLKALVESGNWRFASDELVNEVCLKVAGALEEKATQTNAHMGLVMALAKHNGLIAEAFARSLVRSGLQILATGASENNSQKRLSAIQMINFLMKCVDPRSIASEVFRIIDVMDKCQADDKMPFVRGAAFEALQTAKALGSQKGSRHEISSSPLVGSNFHRRNAKSPLRSRNFSPVRFCSPESQTIESCVTNDAFADSPASVFQAPCEIAHNGRRASRRLWSHDDCAVDVSLKDGLFLKSCSRTDSKFTDFDESFKGKPSDQSDEISGDFSGFMQVSESNLAREDTTPPNPQRSRPQLTIDEIKIYSTPRKLIRSLQESTGNKSECTNSLNNGVLVHQSSNEVEWKQTDIVGSDSQSQNVTANSHGRRFENEGQLGMLNNIKDSKEGQDGTESVSSTADVLESSMCVVLHGDQNILTTNNRRAKYGTTMLGFLSGAFVVIIAMIFLLMMTENDEPPYGLVPT, from the exons ATGGGAAGAAGTCTCAGTCCGTTGCTCCGGCAGGAGCTAGCCAACCTCGACAAGGACGCAGATAGCCGCAGATCCGCCATGAAAGCTCTTAAAACCTACGCCAAAGATTTGGACTCCAAAGCTATCCCGCACTTCCTCGCGGAAGTCTCAGACACCAATAGTGCACCTTCCGTTGAGTGTACAATCTCCCTCTATGAAGTTCTGGCTAGAGTCCATGGCAAAAACATCGTTCCTCAGATAGATAACATCATGTCCACCATCATGCACACCCTATCCTCCAGTGGAGGATCTTTTCCTCTCCACCAGGCCTGCTCCAAGGTAGTCCCTGCAATCGCCCGGTATGGAATCGATCCGTCAATGCAGGAAAATGAGAAGACGAGGATAATCTCCTCGCTTTGCAAGCCTCTTTCTGATGCTGTGATGGGCACGCAAGAGAGTCTTGCATCAGGGGCTGCACTCTGCTTGAAAGCCCTTGTTGAATCAGGAAATTGGAGGTTTGCATCAGATGAGTTGGTGAATGAGGTCTGCTTGAAGGTCGCGGGGGCTCTGGAAGAGAAGGCGACCCAAACCAATGCCCATATGGGTTTGGTGATGGCCTTGGCAAAGCACAATGGCTTGATCGCTGAGGCTTTTGCGAGATCGCTTGTCCGATCTGGCTTGCAGATATTAGCGACTGGTGCTTCTGAAAACAACTCCCAGAAGCGCCTCTCTGCAATTCAAATGATCAACTTCTTGATGAAGTGTGTCGATCCCAGAAGCATTGCCTCAGAGGTATTTAGGATAATTGATGTCATGGATAAATGCCAAGCTGATGACAAGATGCCATTTGTGAGGGGAGCAGCATTTGAGGCGCTCCAGACCGCAAAGGCACTGGGCTCGCAGAAGGGATCGAGACATGAGATAAGTTCAAGTCCACTGGTCGGCTCCAACTTCCATAGGAGAAATGCGAAGAGTCCTTTAAGATCAAGAAATTTCTCTCCTGTTCGATTTTGTTCCCCAGAGTCTCAGACTATTGAGTCTTGTGTCACCAATGATGCATTTGCTGATTCACCTGCTTCAGTTTTTCAAGCTCCTTGTGAAATTGCACATAACGGAAGGCGTGCTTCTAGGAGGCTGTGGAGCCATGATGACTGTGCTGTGGATGTTTCGTTGAAGGATGGCTTGTTCTTAAAATCTTGTTCACGTACCGACAGCAAATTCACTGATTTTGATGAGAGCTTTAAAGGTAAGCCAAGTGATCAAAGTGACGAAATTTCAGGAGATTTCTCTGGGTTTATGCAAGTCAGTGAGTCCAACTTAGCACGAGAAGATACCACTCCACCAAATCCTCAG AGGTCCAGGCCACAGCTCACGATAGATGAGATCAAAATATACTCAACACCAAGAAAGCTCATTAGATCTCTTCAGGAATCTACTGGTAATAAGTCTGAGTGTACTAATAGTCTAAACAATGGCGTGCTAGTTCATCAGTCATCAAATGAGGTTGAATGGAAACAAACAGATATTGTTGGCAGCGATAGTCAGTCTCAAAATGTTACTGCCAACAGCCATGGAAGAAGATTTGAGAATGAGGGTCAGTTGGGGATGCTGAACAATATCAAGGACAGTAAAGAAGGGCAAGATGGCACTGAATCAGTTTCATCTACTGCTGATGTCCTTGAAAGCAGCATGTGTGTAGTGTTGCATGGTGATCAGAATATATTAACTACGAACAATAGAAGAGCAAAGTATGGTACTACAATGCTAGGATTTCTTTCGGGTGCATTTGTGGTAATTATAGCAATGATCTTTTTATTGATGATGACCGAGAATGATGAGCCTCCCTATGGCTTGGTTCCTACTTGA